In one Mucilaginibacter ginsenosidivorax genomic region, the following are encoded:
- a CDS encoding type II toxin-antitoxin system Phd/YefM family antitoxin: MKTMTVGEFKAHFAEVLEQVKEGVGFAVTYGKKKEIVGYFLPESQLIKPKRKLGLLEGKASANFKPDFKMTEEEFLG, encoded by the coding sequence ATGAAAACTATGACTGTTGGTGAGTTTAAAGCTCATTTTGCCGAAGTACTTGAACAGGTTAAAGAAGGGGTTGGTTTTGCAGTTACTTACGGCAAAAAAAAAGAAATAGTTGGTTATTTTTTACCTGAATCACAACTAATAAAACCAAAACGTAAGCTTGGTTTATTGGAAGGAAAAGCAAGCGCTAACTTTAAACCGGACTTTAAGATGACCGAGGAGGAATTTTTGGGATGA